In Salinirussus salinus, the following proteins share a genomic window:
- a CDS encoding MarR family transcriptional regulator, translating to MSDQRAHYAKKFPKKARLAVDGLGGREQSGYAVMMLLVEEGSLRFNEICDHLDMHSQSVNNTLDDLQRGGLIKKEVGDKIGDQSTGQYTITNFGDRVLDSLYQAADPEADIGTHKTLKEAIADSPQESLQRVAAELDDPGIELYSTILEADSAGGSLLNQVARRSGQYEEEDGNDPLQMRDHSTRDLIDVNQDGQTSIEEDKPPAHQAPVEQTATVQGKPISGETPITRTRQEESA from the coding sequence ATGAGCGATCAGCGTGCCCATTACGCGAAGAAATTCCCAAAGAAGGCCAGGTTGGCTGTCGATGGGCTAGGCGGGAGAGAGCAGTCAGGATACGCTGTTATGATGCTCTTGGTTGAGGAAGGAAGCCTCCGGTTCAACGAAATCTGCGATCATTTAGACATGCACTCACAGAGTGTAAACAACACTCTTGATGACCTACAAAGAGGTGGTCTGATAAAGAAAGAGGTAGGTGACAAAATAGGGGACCAGTCTACTGGACAGTATACAATTACAAACTTCGGGGATCGAGTACTTGATAGTCTCTACCAAGCGGCGGACCCTGAGGCGGATATAGGTACCCACAAGACACTCAAAGAAGCCATCGCTGACTCCCCGCAAGAAAGCCTGCAACGTGTTGCAGCAGAGCTTGACGATCCTGGCATTGAACTCTATTCGACAATCTTGGAAGCCGATAGTGCCGGTGGGAGTCTACTCAATCAGGTAGCCCGGCGGTCCGGACAATATGAAGAGGAGGATGGGAATGACCCATTGCAAATGAGAGATCACTCAACCCGTGACTTGATAGATGTTAACCAAGACGGGCAAACTAGTATAGAAGAAGACAAACCACCAGCCCATCAAGCACCAGTTGAACAGACTGCGACTGTGCAGGGGAAGCCAATCAGCGGTGAAACGCCGATCACCCGAACGCGTCAAGAGGAGAGTGCTTGA
- a CDS encoding winged helix-turn-helix domain-containing protein: MRRSGSWMTLWDDRILEYVRANEGASVGEIAEQEGIRISRPHVSRRCQKLAEHLLLRPLGNGVYVITERGEGYLDEEISTYENEPDEIPDDEMADDENGVQSPGSI, encoded by the coding sequence ATGAGACGTTCGGGCTCGTGGATGACGCTATGGGACGACCGGATCTTGGAGTATGTCCGGGCAAATGAAGGCGCCTCGGTCGGAGAAATCGCCGAGCAGGAGGGTATCCGGATTTCCCGGCCGCATGTTTCTCGCCGCTGCCAGAAACTCGCGGAGCACCTCCTCTTACGGCCGCTGGGCAACGGCGTGTACGTAATCACGGAGCGCGGTGAGGGGTACCTCGACGAGGAGATATCGACCTACGAAAACGAACCTGACGAGATCCCCGACGATGAGATGGCCGACGACGAGAACGGGGTGCAGTCCCCGGGTAGCATCTGA